From Pan paniscus chromosome 6, NHGRI_mPanPan1-v2.0_pri, whole genome shotgun sequence, one genomic window encodes:
- the TAS2R16 gene encoding taste receptor type 2 member 16 encodes MIAIQLTVFFMIIYVLESLTIIVQSSLIVAVLGREWLQVRRLMPVDMILISLGISRFCLQWASMLNNFCSYFNLNYVLCNLTITWEFFNILTFWLNSLLTVFYCIKVSSFTHHIFLWLRWRILRLFPWILLGSLMITCVTIIPSAIGNYIQIQLLTMEHLPRNSTVTDKLEKFHQYQFQAHTVALVIPFILFLASTILLMASLTKQIQHHSTGHCNPSMKAHFTALRSLAILLIVFTSYFLTILITIIGTLFDKRCWLWVWEAFVYAFILMHSTSLMLSSPTLKRILKGKC; translated from the coding sequence ATGATAGCCATCCAACTCACTGTCTTCTTCATGATCATCTATGTGCTTGAGTCCTTGACAATTATTGTGCAGAGCAGCCTAATTGTTGCAGTGCTGGGCAGAGAATGGCTGCAAGTCAGAAGGCTGATGCCTGTGGACATGATTCTCATCAGCCTGGGCATCTCTCGCTTCTGTCTACAGTGGGCATCAATGCTGAACAATTTTTGCTcctattttaatttgaattatgtACTTTGCAACTTAACAATCACCTGGGAATTTTTTAATATCCTTACATTCTGGTTAAACAGCTTGCTTACCGTCTTCTACTGCATCAAGGTCTCTTCTTTCACCCATCACATCTTTCTCTGGCTGAGGTGGAGAATTTTGAGGTTGTTTCCCTGGATATTACTGGGTTCTCTGATGATTACTTGTGTAACAATCATCCCTTCAGCTATTGGGAATTACATTCAAATTCAGTTACTCACCATGGAGCATCTACCAAGAAACAGCACTGTAACTGACAAACTTGAAAAGTTTCATCAGTATCAGTTCCAGGCTCATACAGTTGCATTGGTTATTCCTTTCATCCTGTTCCTGGCCTCCACCATCTTGCTCATGGCATCACTGACCAAGCAGATACAACATCATAGCACTGGTCACTGCAATCCAAGCATGAAAGCGCACTTCACTGCCCTGAGGTCCCTTGCCATCTTATTGATTGTGTTTACCTCTTACTTTCTAACCATACTCATCACCATTATAGGTACTCTATTTGATAAGAGATGTTGGTTATGGGTCTGGGAAGCTTTTGTCTATGCTTTCATCTTAATGCATTCCACTTCACTGATGCTGAGCAGCCCTACATTGAAAAGGATTCTAAAGGGAAAGTGCTAG